A stretch of DNA from Aliarcobacter thereius LMG 24486:
AAGTATAAAAATATTGAGCTTATTATAAAGATTGTTAATAAAAGAATTATGAACTCTTTTTTTTCAAATTTATCATTTACTTTATAAATAATAACAGTTGCTATTATAAGGAATAGTGAAATTCCTATTATTATTTGCATATTTAACCTTTTTATAATTATTAAAATATTTAGTCAAAATCCAAAGTAGTTTGTACTTGACCATTACTTCCAAAATCTTTATCAATTTCAAATGCTAGTTTTTTAAAATCAATACCATTTATCTCTTTTAATCCTTTTAAAATCTCTTTTTTACCACTTATAAGCTCTTTTGATTTTATTCCATGAGATATTGACAAAGAAGCTTCAACAAAAGCAGATAGTTTATCACACTGTTTTAGTGCTTTTCCATCTATTGCTTCATATTTATCTAAATTATATTTGCTAATATCTTCTACTTCAGTAATTTGCTCATTAATTATTACTTTATTTGCAAATTCCTCTTTTTTACCATCACTAATTCCTAAAATATATGAAAACTCTTCTTTGATAGTTTCAGGAATATTTGGCAAAATATCATCTTCAATTTTTGCAACTTCATACTCAGCAATAATATCTGAAAGCTCATCTACACTATACTTAACAGGACTTATGATATCCCTTGTTAAAGCTTCTGGTAAATCATGAAATAAAGCAGTAAAAAAGTTATTTTGTAGCCTTTTATCACAAGCTTTTACTTCTAAAGAGTAAAAATATGAGAAAAATGCGACAGTTAGCATATGTCCTAAAACTGAAGTTTCAGGAATTCTTGGTGTTTGAGCCCATCTTTTTTGGAATCTTAATCTCCCACTTAAATCAACTATTTTAGCTAGTTTTTTATTTAGAGCAATTTTTCTTACTCCAATTAATTCATAATAGTCTTCAAGCTCAGCATCAACTAGTTTTTTTACTTCATCAATATCATTTAAAAATTGGCTAGTTTGATAAACAATAGAAAATTCCCATCTAGTTGATAAATAAGAAGCTGCTTTTAAAATAAATCTCTCTTTTTTATACATTGATGAATCATTTAAATACTCTTCAAATTTTTGTAAAAAGTTTCCACCATCAATATCCTCTAATGAGCTTCTTAATTTCTCAATAACCCAAGAATTTATCTCTTTTGATTTTTTTTGTAAAGCTTTTCTAAAAACATCGGGTCTAATGTCTGTTACAACAACTCTTCTTAAAAATTCAAAAATACCAGCTTCTATAAGTTTTGTAAAATCAATATCATCTTCTAATTTTGCTATAAAATATGCAATTACAAATTTATGAGCTTGTTTATCAAGTTCTACAAGTTCAACCATTCTTGGGTAATCATTCCATCTTTGAATAGATGCACTTGAAAATATATAATCAATAATCTTTGGGTTTAACACTATTTTTCCTTATCATCTTTATTATTGTCTTTTTTCTCAAAAAGCATAAGCTTATGACCTAAAAGCATAGCTCCTACAATAATAGTCATCATTAAATATACTTGCCAATCAGCCATATATTACTCCTTTTAATAAGATTAAACTCTACATGAAAAAAGATTATTTATTTTTTCAACTCTTTCTTTATGTCTTCCACCTTCAAAAGATGAATTAAGCCAAGCTTTAATGATCTCTTCAATCATTCCTTCTCCACTTACTCTTTCACCTAAGCAAAGTACATTTGCATCATTATGCTCTCTTGCCATTTTTGCACTATAAATATTGTGGCATAAAGCAGCTCTTATTTTATCAAATTTATTTGCAGCCATACTCATTCCAATTCCACTTCCACAAACTAAAATTCCAAAATGGCTCTTGTCTTTTTGAACTTCTTCACAAACTAATTTCGCAAAATCAGGATAATCTACTCTATCTTTGCTATTAGGACCCATATCTATAATCTCTATATTCTCTTTATTTAAAATATCTTTTATCAACTCTTTTAAAATAGTTCCTGCATGGTCACTTGCTATAAAATATTTCATCTTAATATATTCCTTTTAGGTGTTCAGACTCTATTTCATTAGCTGCTTCTTTTTGTAAAGTATCGACAGTTTTAAATACTCTATCCCATCTTATTTTATAATCACTATCCCAAGAGAAATACACAAACCAAGGTTTTCCTACAATATATTTATAGTGAACACTTCCCCAAAATCTTGAATCATTTGAGTGATCTCTATTATCTCCCATCATAAATGTTTCATCTTCAGGAATTATAGTTTTTGCTTTATCAAAAAGTTCTTGATACATATTTTCTCTTGTTACACTATCATCATAATTGATACCTGGATAATCTTTTTGATAAGGATTTTTTACATAAAGTTTATTATCTATTTCAATAATTTCATGCTCTTTATAATTTTTTATTACAAAAGCATTTCCTTCTTTAGGGTGTAAAAATAGATTTTTGTCTTGTAAAAATATTGTATCACCACTTGTTGCTACGGCTCTTTTTACATAGTGAATATCAGGATTATGAGGATATCTAAATACTACAATATCTCCTCTTTTGGGTCTTTGACCTTCTATTAAATGACCATTTCCTTTAAAATCTGGTAAAACTTTTACTTCTAGCCAAGGAATTGTAGGAGTTGGAATTCCATAAGAGAATTTTTTAACAAAAAGAAAATCACCTATTAAAAGAGTATTTTTCATACTTCCACTTGGAATAATAAAAGCTTGAGCACCAAAAAATATTATTCCTAAAACTATAATTATAGTTCCAGTCCAAGTCGTTGCCCAGTTATAAATCTTTTCTAAAAATTTAAACATCTATTTTGCTTCTCTTTTCTCTCTAAATTTTGCTGCTTTGATTGTATTTTTTAAAAGCATAGCAATAGTCATAGGACCAACACCACCTGGAACAGGAGTTAAATGTGAACATTTATTTTTAAGGTTTTCAAAATCAGCATCACCTACAAGTTTGCCATTTTCTAATCTATTTATACCAACATCAATAACAATAGCACCGTCTTTTACCATATCTTCTTTTAGTAAATAAGGAACTCCAACAGCAATAATTACTATATCAGCTCTTAAAGTATGAGATTTTAAATCTTTTGTTCTACTATTACATACAGTTACAGTTGCTTTTTTATTAATTAAAAGTGAAGCCATAGGTTTTCCTACAATATCACTACTTCCAATAACAACAACATTTTTTCCACTTAGTTCAATATTATGTTCTTCAAACATTCTCATAACACCAAATGGAGTTGCACTTAAAAATGAATCAAGATTTGAAACCATTCTTCCTACATTGTATGGATGGAAACCATCTACATCTTTAAGTGGATTAATAGCTTCTAAAATAGTAGTTGTATCTATATGTTTTGGTAATGGAAGTTGAACTAAAATACCATCAAGTTTTGAATTGTTGTTCATAAGATTTATAGTTTGTAGTAGTTCATCTTGTGTAATTGTATCTGGCATTTCGTGAACAACTGAATATATTCCAGCATCTTTACAAGCTTTTGCCTTACTTGCTACATAAGTTGCACTTGCTGCATCATTTCCTACAAGAATAACTGCAAGTCCAGGAGTTATCTCTTTGTCTTTAACAATTTGAGATACTTCAACTTTTACTTCCTCTTTAATTTTAGCTGATAGTGCTTTTCCATCTAGTAGTATCATATTTTAACCTTACTCTTTTTTAATTTTAGATTAGATTTTATCTAAAAATATATTAATTATAACAAAGAGCAATATTGATACTATTAACCTAATTTTTAGAAATTTTTATATATAATCCCGTCCTTAATTAAAATTAAAACAAAGGACTTAAAATGTTAGAGGGTATCGTAAGAGATAGTATAACTAAACCAGCTGTAAAAGCTTTAAGAAAAGAAGGATATTTAATTGCAAATATCTATGGAAAAGGTGTTGAAAATATCAGTGCTGCATTCAAAAGAAATGAGTATATTAAATATTTAAAAAATAAAAAAACTCTATCATTTGATGTAAAAGTAGATGGAAAAGTTTTAAATGTTGTTGTAAAAGAGTACCAAAAATGTCCAATTACTTCAGATCTAATACATGTTGATTTAATGGTTGCACAAAAAGGTGTAAGAAGCTCTTATTTTATTCCAGTTGTTGTAACAGGAATAGCAAAAGGTTTAAAAAATAAAGGTCTTCTAATGATTCATACTAGAAGAATTCCAGTAAAATGTGCAATTGAAAATATGCCAAATAATATTACATTAGATGTTACAAACTTAGATACAGGTGATAATATCTTATTAAGAGATTTAACACTTCCTGAAAATGTTGATTGTTATTTAGATCCAAGAGTACCAATTGTTGGTGTAATTAAAGCTAAATAATTTAAAATATGCATTTACTTGTTGGTCTTGGAAATATTGGTGATAAATATCAAAAAACAAGACACAATATTGGATTTTTAGTTATAGATTTTATAACTAAAAATCTGAATACTTCAAATATAAACAATCCAAATTTTCAATCTGAACTATTAAAATCAGGATATAATCTATTTTCTAAGCCAAAAACATATATGAATAATTCAGGAACAGCTGTAAGAGCTATTATGGATTATTATAAAATTGATTTAGAAAATGTCATTATTATTCATGATGATTTAGATCTACCTTTTGGAACAGTAAAGTATAAAATAGGTGGTGGACATGGTGGACACAACGGACTTAAATCTTTAGATAGTAATATTACAAAAGAGTATATAAGAGTTAGAATTGGAATTGGTAAACCAGAAGATAAAGAACAAGTTGCAAACTATGTTTTAAGTGATTTCTCAAAAAGCGAGTTTGAAGTTTTATATAGTAAAATAATTCCTCATGTTGCTTCTTCAATTGATGCTTTAAAAGAGTTAAATATAGATGAAGTGAAATCAAAATTTAGTTTAAAGATATAAATATGAGTACTTTAACAAAATATATTTTTTTTAAATATCTGAAAAATTTCATAATAGTTTTACTCTCTTTAGAGATATTTTTTACAGGAATTGATTTTTTACAGAATTTCAAATCTTTACCATCATCAGCAAATTTACAGCTTTTATATATTTTTTATAATACTATTTTTACTTTGACTTTAACTCTTCCTTTATCACTTGTTTTTGCATTAATAATAACTTTAATAACATTTGTAAGAAACAATGAATTTGTAGCCTTTCACTCATTAGGTGCTTCAAAAAAGATGATAATATTGCCAGTAGTTTATACAGCACTATTTTTTATATTATCTTTAATTATTTTACAATCAACTTCATTGGCTTACTCATATGAACAAAAAAGAAAAATTGTAAATAATGAATACTTTACAAATACAAAAAGTGATATCTTTTTGAAATATGATGACTATTTTGTTTATTTCAAAAAACTTCTTCCTTTGGAAAAGAAAGCCGAAGATATACATATTTATAAGATTCAAAATGATGATATAGTTGAAACTATAATAGCAAAAGAGGCTTATTTCCAAAATAATAGTTGGTATGCTTTAGATGCAAAAGTAGTAAAGAAACCAATAAAAATTGATGAAAATTCAAAATTAGAAGTAGATTATCAAGAATCTGTGAGTACATTAGAAGGATTTCTACCAAAGATTCTAAATAATGTATATGAAGCAAAAAGTGAGTACTCTTTAGCAGATGCTATTAGTGCATATACTTTACTAGAAAAACAAGGAATAAATACAAGAAAAGTAAGAGCAATAATTTATAATATAGCTTTTGTTCCTTTCTTTATAATTCCAATACTATTTTTAATATTTATATATACTTCATTAAATAGTAGATTTTTTCATTTAGGAAGTTTTGTAGCAAGTGGTGTTTTTGGAACTTTAGTAATATGGGGAAATTTCTTTTTATTATATAAAATTACAAGTTCAGGAGTTTTAATGCCTGAAATTTCTCTATTGATACCACTTGTTCTTTGGGTATTAATTGCATATTATATTTATAGAAGTAAAAGTTTAAAATAAGGTAAGAGATGGGATTGCATAAAAAAGCTTATGGAATTATTTTATATAAAGTTGAGAAGAAAGATATTAAAATTCTTCTTTGTTTAGGAGTTTCAAGTGATGATAAATGGGGCTGTTTAAAAGGTAGTAAAAATAAAGATGAGAGTGCATTTATATGTGCAAAAAGAGAGTTTTTTGAAGAGAGTTCTATAAGAGTTGATATCGCACTTTTTGAAGAGTATTTTGAACAAATTAATCCAGATAAAGATATAGGTATTTGGCTTGTAAATGCTTCAAATATAGAGAATATTGATAGGTTTTTTGAAAAAGATAGTTTACTTAAAGAGTATTTGTCTTGGGAAAATACAAAAGTAAAATACTTTTCCTTAAAAAAACTTCCAAAAATAAAAGATATGCAAAAAGAGTTAATTAAAAATGTTAAGGATTTTTTAGAAAGTAAGAGTCTATTCCATTAGCAATTCCATTTGCTAAAGCTTCTTGATAAGAACTTTCATAAAGTCTTCTACTCTCTTCAGGATGTGAAACATAACCTAATTCTACAAGAATAGAAGGCATTTGTGCTCCTACAAGTACCCAAAATGGTCCTTCCCTTACTCCTGAGTCATTTACATCTTTATATTTTGTTCTAGCAGCTTGTAAAAGACCAGCTTGAACATCTATCGCAAATTTATGAGAAGCTGTAATTCTAGGACGATTTAAACTTTCCAAAAATACATCTTTTGAAGCATTGTTCATCTCTCTTATATCACTTTTATTTTCAAGAGCAGCAACATCTTTTGCTCTTTGACTTCTAGCAGGACTTAAGAAGAATGTTTCAATTCCATTTGTTTTAGATGCTTTTGATTTTACAATAGAATTTGTATGAATAGATAAAAATAGATTAGCTTGTTTTTGGTTTGCTAATATTGTTCTATCCATAACTTTTATAAATTTATCATTTGTACGAGTAAGATACACTTTGTATCCTCTTTGTTTTAATATTTTTTCTAAATATTTTGAAACAGCAAGATTTATTACTTTTTCATATCTTTTATTTGGACCAACAGCCCCAACATCATCTCCACCATGTCCTGCATCTATTACAATAATCTTTTTATTATTGTCTTTATTTTGTGTTATTTTTTGTGTTACAGGAGTAGTTTTTGGTATTGTTTCTATAATATCTTTTTTTTCAACTACTTTTGTATCATTTAAATGAGAAATTTTTAGTGTTTTACTATTTATAAATGAGTAAACTATTTTTGATTTCTCTTTATTTTGAAATTTTAATCTTACAAAACCTTTTTCTTGAGTTGTTACAATTTTATCACTATTTTCTATAGATAATTTTATAGGATTAGCATATTTATAGCTACCTTTTAATTCAAAAACATCTTCAAAAGTAGAATCTTTTTTATAAGATAGATATTTTAAATCTTTTTTTGTAAAGTTTTTATTGAAGTGAATAAATACTGCATTGTCTTTTGTAAAAATTTCTCTAATATTATTTTTTGTATCAATATGTGTTCCTACTAATGAACTCTCTTTTTGACTCTTTTGTATATTTTTATTAATTTCATCTTTTTTCTTTATTATATTATTTGATGGAACTTTTATAATTAGCTTTTTACTAGAAATTAAAGAGTAAGTTGTTTTAGGTTCACTACTATTTGTAATTACAATTCTTAAAATAGTAGGTTTAAATTGTGCAATAGTTATTTTACTATCACTATTTACTGATAGTTTTGTAGCAAGAGCATCTTTAAAATATCCACCTATATCATAAATTTCTCTATAATAGTTTTTCTGATTGAGTTTAAAGAAGTTTATATCTTTTTGTGAAATATTTTTATTAAATTCTATAATTATTTTATCATCTTCTGTAAATACATTTTTAATAGAGAATATAATGTCATTTTTATCTGTAACTTTTTGATTACTTGTATTTATTTTCTTATTTAATACAGGTTTTTTATCTGGAATATTATTTATATTATTATGAAAAGTTCTTTCTCTTTGAACTTTTCTTTGTAAAGCTTGAAGCTTTTTTTCATCAGACTTTACATTTTTATTTAGCTTCTTACCAAGTTCTATTATCTTTTTTAAATCTTCAATTTTTTGAGGATCATCTTTTCTCAAAGATGATTTTAAATACTCTATTCTTGCTTCTCTATACTCTTGTTCGTAGTTATTTGAATATGCAAAATTAAAAATTAATATTGATATTAAAAGAAGCCTAAGAATAATAGCTATTCTCCTTTTGTTAATTTTTCCATTAACTCTTTTACAGATATTAACTTATCAATTTTATATCCATTTGAACCAGAGAAAAATAATCCAGTATCAACATCTCCTTGATAAGCTGCACCTAATCTATCTGCAATACAATAACCTACGATTCTAGCTTCTGTACCTCTATTACAAGGAGAAACACAGTTTGATATACATTGTACTTTTGGAGCTGTTTTATTTTCAATAGAAAACTGTAAGTTTGTTTTAACTCCCCTTGCAGGAAGACCAACAGGAGAACTCATTAAAACTATATCTTCTTCTTTTGCATTGATTAAAACATTTTTAAATTTTTCATCAGCATCACACTCAAATGTCCCAATAAATCTTGTTCCCATTTGAACACCAGAACAGCCCATATTCAAAAACTTATCAATATCATCTTTATTCCAAACTCCACCAGCTGCGATTACTGGAATATCTCCCCAGTTTTTTGCTTCTTCAATAACAGGAGGAACTATGCTCTCAAGTTGAAATTCATCTTTGAAACAATCATCATATTTAAAACCTTGATGACCACCACTTAAAGGACCTTCTACAATTACTGCATCTGGAATTTTATTATATCTTTTCCATTTTTTACAAATAAGTTTTAAAGCTCTAGCACTTGAAACAATAGGAACAAGGGCTACATCTGGAAAGTTTTTTGTGAATTCTGGCATATTTGTAGGAATTCCAGCACCTGTAATAATTATATTAGCACCAGCTTCACAAGCATCTTTAACTACTCTTCCATAATCATTAATTGCATATAATATATTACAAGCAATAGGTAATTTACCACAAATTTTTCTAGCATTATCAAAAATCTCTTTTAGAGCATCTTTGTTATAAAAATTTAAAACCTCTTTTGGTTTATCTTTTCTCATTACAATATTAACTTTTGGACTTAGTTTTTTATAATAACCAGTTCCAACAGCTGAAATAACTCCTAAACCGCCTTCTAAACTAACATGTCCAGCTAATTGATCCCAACTAATTCCAACACCCATACCACCTTGAATGATGGGGTGTTTTATCTCATATTTTCCTATTTTCAAATTAGCCCTTTATTTTATAATTATTTTTGCGAAACTTTTTTTACCTTTTTGAAGAATATATTCTCCAACTTTCAAGTTTAACTTATCATCGCTTATTTTCTCTTGATTTATAGAGACTGCATTTGCTTTAATATCTCTTCTTGCTTGTGAAGTTGAATCAACCAACTTACTATCTAACATAGCTTGACAAATCCATAATTCACCTTCAAATATAAATTCAGGAATATCAGTAGGAATGTCTTTATTTGAGAATACTTTTTCAAACTCTTCTTTTGCTTTTACACCAGAACCAGCTCCATGAAATCTATCAACAATTTCACTTGCTAATTCTTCTTTTACTTTTTTAGGATGCAAAGAACCATTATTAATACCATTTTTTAGTTCTTCAATCTCTTTTAAACTTTTACTTGAAAGTAGTTCAAAGTATCTCCACATTAATTCATCTGAAATTGATAATATTTTTCCAAACATATCAAATGGTTCATCTGTCACACCAATATAGTTACCTAAAGATTTAGACATTTTTTGTACACCATCTAATCCTTCTAAAATAGGCATCATTAAAACAGCTTGTTGCTTTTTGCAATCATAAGCTTTTTGTAAAGTTCTTCCCATTAAAAGATTGAATTTTTGGTCTGTTCCACCCATTTCAATATCACTTTTAAGTTCAATAGAGTCATAACCTTGAAGTAGGGGATATATAAACTCACTAACAGCAATTGGAGTATTTGAACTATATCTTTTTGAAAAATCATCTCTTTCTAGCATTCTTGCTACAGTTAAATTTGAAGCTAACTGAATAAGTCCAGAAGTTCCAAGCTTATTTAACCATTCGCTATTAAAAACAACTTTTGTTTTAGTAGGATCAAGTACTTTAAATACTTGTTCTTTATATGTTTCTGCATTTCTTAAAACATCATCTTTACTTAAAACTTTTCTAGTTTCACTTTTTCCAGTTGGATCACCAATAGCAGCTGTAAAATCTCCAATTAGAAATTGAATAATAGCACCATATTTTTGGAAAGTTGCCATCTTTTGT
This window harbors:
- a CDS encoding HD domain-containing protein, coding for MLNPKIIDYIFSSASIQRWNDYPRMVELVELDKQAHKFVIAYFIAKLEDDIDFTKLIEAGIFEFLRRVVVTDIRPDVFRKALQKKSKEINSWVIEKLRSSLEDIDGGNFLQKFEEYLNDSSMYKKERFILKAASYLSTRWEFSIVYQTSQFLNDIDEVKKLVDAELEDYYELIGVRKIALNKKLAKIVDLSGRLRFQKRWAQTPRIPETSVLGHMLTVAFFSYFYSLEVKACDKRLQNNFFTALFHDLPEALTRDIISPVKYSVDELSDIIAEYEVAKIEDDILPNIPETIKEEFSYILGISDGKKEEFANKVIINEQITEVEDISKYNLDKYEAIDGKALKQCDKLSAFVEASLSISHGIKSKELISGKKEILKGLKEINGIDFKKLAFEIDKDFGSNGQVQTTLDFD
- the rpiB gene encoding ribose 5-phosphate isomerase B, producing the protein MKYFIASDHAGTILKELIKDILNKENIEIIDMGPNSKDRVDYPDFAKLVCEEVQKDKSHFGILVCGSGIGMSMAANKFDKIRAALCHNIYSAKMAREHNDANVLCLGERVSGEGMIEEIIKAWLNSSFEGGRHKERVEKINNLFSCRV
- the lepB gene encoding signal peptidase I; translation: MFKFLEKIYNWATTWTGTIIIVLGIIFFGAQAFIIPSGSMKNTLLIGDFLFVKKFSYGIPTPTIPWLEVKVLPDFKGNGHLIEGQRPKRGDIVVFRYPHNPDIHYVKRAVATSGDTIFLQDKNLFLHPKEGNAFVIKNYKEHEIIEIDNKLYVKNPYQKDYPGINYDDSVTRENMYQELFDKAKTIIPEDETFMMGDNRDHSNDSRFWGSVHYKYIVGKPWFVYFSWDSDYKIRWDRVFKTVDTLQKEAANEIESEHLKGIY
- the folD gene encoding bifunctional methylenetetrahydrofolate dehydrogenase/methenyltetrahydrofolate cyclohydrolase FolD, whose product is MILLDGKALSAKIKEEVKVEVSQIVKDKEITPGLAVILVGNDAASATYVASKAKACKDAGIYSVVHEMPDTITQDELLQTINLMNNNSKLDGILVQLPLPKHIDTTTILEAINPLKDVDGFHPYNVGRMVSNLDSFLSATPFGVMRMFEEHNIELSGKNVVVIGSSDIVGKPMASLLINKKATVTVCNSRTKDLKSHTLRADIVIIAVGVPYLLKEDMVKDGAIVIDVGINRLENGKLVGDADFENLKNKCSHLTPVPGGVGPMTIAMLLKNTIKAAKFREKREAK
- a CDS encoding 50S ribosomal protein L25/general stress protein Ctc, with amino-acid sequence MLEGIVRDSITKPAVKALRKEGYLIANIYGKGVENISAAFKRNEYIKYLKNKKTLSFDVKVDGKVLNVVVKEYQKCPITSDLIHVDLMVAQKGVRSSYFIPVVVTGIAKGLKNKGLLMIHTRRIPVKCAIENMPNNITLDVTNLDTGDNILLRDLTLPENVDCYLDPRVPIVGVIKAK
- the pth gene encoding aminoacyl-tRNA hydrolase, coding for MHLLVGLGNIGDKYQKTRHNIGFLVIDFITKNLNTSNINNPNFQSELLKSGYNLFSKPKTYMNNSGTAVRAIMDYYKIDLENVIIIHDDLDLPFGTVKYKIGGGHGGHNGLKSLDSNITKEYIRVRIGIGKPEDKEQVANYVLSDFSKSEFEVLYSKIIPHVASSIDALKELNIDEVKSKFSLKI
- a CDS encoding LptF/LptG family permease; amino-acid sequence: MSTLTKYIFFKYLKNFIIVLLSLEIFFTGIDFLQNFKSLPSSANLQLLYIFYNTIFTLTLTLPLSLVFALIITLITFVRNNEFVAFHSLGASKKMIILPVVYTALFFILSLIILQSTSLAYSYEQKRKIVNNEYFTNTKSDIFLKYDDYFVYFKKLLPLEKKAEDIHIYKIQNDDIVETIIAKEAYFQNNSWYALDAKVVKKPIKIDENSKLEVDYQESVSTLEGFLPKILNNVYEAKSEYSLADAISAYTLLEKQGINTRKVRAIIYNIAFVPFFIIPILFLIFIYTSLNSRFFHLGSFVASGVFGTLVIWGNFFLLYKITSSGVLMPEISLLIPLVLWVLIAYYIYRSKSLK
- a CDS encoding NUDIX domain-containing protein, with protein sequence MGLHKKAYGIILYKVEKKDIKILLCLGVSSDDKWGCLKGSKNKDESAFICAKREFFEESSIRVDIALFEEYFEQINPDKDIGIWLVNASNIENIDRFFEKDSLLKEYLSWENTKVKYFSLKKLPKIKDMQKELIKNVKDFLESKSLFH
- a CDS encoding N-acetylmuramoyl-L-alanine amidase family protein; translation: MRKDDPQKIEDLKKIIELGKKLNKNVKSDEKKLQALQRKVQRERTFHNNINNIPDKKPVLNKKINTSNQKVTDKNDIIFSIKNVFTEDDKIIIEFNKNISQKDINFFKLNQKNYYREIYDIGGYFKDALATKLSVNSDSKITIAQFKPTILRIVITNSSEPKTTYSLISSKKLIIKVPSNNIIKKKDEINKNIQKSQKESSLVGTHIDTKNNIREIFTKDNAVFIHFNKNFTKKDLKYLSYKKDSTFEDVFELKGSYKYANPIKLSIENSDKIVTTQEKGFVRLKFQNKEKSKIVYSFINSKTLKISHLNDTKVVEKKDIIETIPKTTPVTQKITQNKDNNKKIIVIDAGHGGDDVGAVGPNKRYEKVINLAVSKYLEKILKQRGYKVYLTRTNDKFIKVMDRTILANQKQANLFLSIHTNSIVKSKASKTNGIETFFLSPARSQRAKDVAALENKSDIREMNNASKDVFLESLNRPRITASHKFAIDVQAGLLQAARTKYKDVNDSGVREGPFWVLVGAQMPSILVELGYVSHPEESRRLYESSYQEALANGIANGIDSYFLKNP
- a CDS encoding nitronate monooxygenase, with amino-acid sequence MKIGKYEIKHPIIQGGMGVGISWDQLAGHVSLEGGLGVISAVGTGYYKKLSPKVNIVMRKDKPKEVLNFYNKDALKEIFDNARKICGKLPIACNILYAINDYGRVVKDACEAGANIIITGAGIPTNMPEFTKNFPDVALVPIVSSARALKLICKKWKRYNKIPDAVIVEGPLSGGHQGFKYDDCFKDEFQLESIVPPVIEEAKNWGDIPVIAAGGVWNKDDIDKFLNMGCSGVQMGTRFIGTFECDADEKFKNVLINAKEEDIVLMSSPVGLPARGVKTNLQFSIENKTAPKVQCISNCVSPCNRGTEARIVGYCIADRLGAAYQGDVDTGLFFSGSNGYKIDKLISVKELMEKLTKGE
- the tyrS gene encoding tyrosine--tRNA ligase yields the protein MENRLEEALEEIKRGTAEIIDIEAITKVVTRYFETGENFFVKVGFDPTAPDIHLGHTVLLQKMATFQKYGAIIQFLIGDFTAAIGDPTGKSETRKVLSKDDVLRNAETYKEQVFKVLDPTKTKVVFNSEWLNKLGTSGLIQLASNLTVARMLERDDFSKRYSSNTPIAVSEFIYPLLQGYDSIELKSDIEMGGTDQKFNLLMGRTLQKAYDCKKQQAVLMMPILEGLDGVQKMSKSLGNYIGVTDEPFDMFGKILSISDELMWRYFELLSSKSLKEIEELKNGINNGSLHPKKVKEELASEIVDRFHGAGSGVKAKEEFEKVFSNKDIPTDIPEFIFEGELWICQAMLDSKLVDSTSQARRDIKANAVSINQEKISDDKLNLKVGEYILQKGKKSFAKIIIK